The region ATAGCTGCCGATTTGTGGCTGCCGAGATTGTCCATGATGACGATATCGCCGGGTTTGAGCGCGGGCACGAGCTGTTGCTCGACATAGGCGCGGAAACACTGGCCGTTGATCGGTCCGTCGAAGACACAGGGAGCAGTCAGCCGATCGCTGCGCAAGGCACCGAGGAAGGTCAGCGTCCGCCAGTGGCCGTGCGGAGCAAAGGCACGCAGGCGCTTGCCCTTTGGTCCCCAGCCTCGAAGCGGCGTCATGTTGGTCTTGATCCAGGTCTCGTCGATAAACACCAGCCGCTCAGGATCGAGATTGCGCTGAAAGGTCTTCCATCGCTCCCGCCTGCGAGCGATGTCGGCGCGGGCTTGCTCAAGGACGAACAGGGTTTTTTTTGAAGCGCAGTCCCTCGCGCCGGATGAATTCCCAGATCGTATTGTGGGAGACCGTGACGCCGCGTCTTGCCAGTTCATCCTTCAAGCCATGCAGCGTCAGATGCGGGTTCTGATTGAGCCGCTCGGCAATGAAAGCGCGATGCGGTTCCAGAATACGCTTGCGATGCCCGCCCATCTTGCCCGGTGCGCCAGAACCGGTCGCACGATAGCGCTGCGACCATTTCACCACGGACGAGACGGCAACTCCGAAGCGCGCCGCCACCACACGGCTGGTCTCGCCGCTCAAAACCGCTGCCAAAACGCGGTCGCGAAGGTCGTTCGATAAGGGTCGCGTCATCCAATGCTGGCCTCCTTCCAGCCAGCATCTTGATGATGTGGACGCCCCCGCACCGGCTGCGGCTATGATGCCGGCCTGTCATCCGAAGCAGCAAGAGGAGCATTCACGATGAAGATCACGATCATGGGATTGGACCTGGCCAAGAGCGTGTTTCAGGCGCATGGCATCGACGAGACAGGCAACACCGTGCTCGTGAAGCGGTTGCATCGGAAGCAGATGCTGCCCTTCTTCTCAAAGCTACCATCATGCCTGATCGGGATGGAGGCGTGCGGAACAGCGCATCATTGGGCTCGCACGCTCGCGGCGATGGGGCACGAGGTCCGGCTCATCCCGCCGTCCTATGTGAAGGCCTATGTCAAGCGTGGCAAGAGCGACGCGCTGGATGCCGAAGCAATCTGCGAAGCCGTGCAGCGCCCGACGATGCGGTTCGTGCCTGTGAAGACGGTGGAGCAGCAGGGCATTCTCATGACCCACCGCGCGCGAGCGCTGCTCGTTCGCCAGCGCACCATGGTCGCAAATGCGCTGCGGGCGCATTTGGCAGAATTCGGCCTTGTCGCCAATCCCGGCATTGCCAATCTGGCCAAGCTGGCGCAGCAAGCGCTGTCCGATGAGGACGGCCTACCTTCTTATGCACGCACTTCGCTGGATATTCTGATCCGGCAGATCATGGTGTTTACCGATGAGATTGCGGTGCTGGATCAGCAACTTCACGCTTGGCATGTCGACAGCGAAGCCAGTCGTAGGCTCGCAGCGATCCCCGGCCTCGGCGTAGTCACGGCCACGGCTGTTGCTGCCACCGTCACCGATCCCGATCAATTCCGTTCAGGTCGGCAATTTGCCGCTTGGCTCGGCCTGACGCCGCAACAGCATTCGACAGGGGGCAAAACCCAGCTCGGTGGCATCTCCAAGCAAGGAGACCGATATTTGCGCCGATTGCTGGTTGTCGGTGCTACCGCCGTCATCCGTCACACGAAGGACAAGGCAACACCCATGGCGAATTGGATCAGAAAGCTCTTGGAGAAAAAGCCGTTCAGGCTCGTCTCCGTCGCGCTCGCCAACAACCCCGCGGATCGCATGGGTCGTACTGACCCGAAAGGAAGCTTATAGGGCTCATGAGCTGACGGCCTGAGTTCGATCCCAGACAACCCGAATTGGTAACGGCAGTCGATGATGTGTAACGATCGAGCCAATGGTGAGGCCAACCCGTCTGATTCAATGCGCTTCAAAAGCGCGCCAGCTTGATCAGGGACCTCACCGGCGGATTTCCATCAGCGCCAGCGGTCAAACTCTACGCCGCACAAACAGGCCGGACATATGAAAGCAACCGATCAAACCATCCCCGACAAAAGGCCCTTGCCATAGGGGCGTCCACATATGAATCACAACAACGACGATTCGGGAATCGGCAACGATTCAATCAAACACGGAAACGCTCTAGGGGCTTTCTTTGCACTGGCGGGGATCAAGTTTTAACCAGTCAGACGCATCCATCGCCATGAAATGCGATCGTACTCGTCGCAAATTCCCCAGAAGTCGCTGTAGCACTTTGAATTGCTGCCTGTTTCCTTGAATCGGCTCCGATTTAAGGAAACATGCCGTAGGCATGAACCCGCTGGCGCTGGTTTTTCTCCCGCGGATGCAACGGCAAGGGCGGGTGTTCGCAGTCGTCGCTTGTCGCATGCGCGATGAAACAAACTGGCAGCATGACGGTTATCGCTCGACAACAATCCCGGCGTGGCGAGTTCGCCTTATGGACAACCACTTCCTGATGATCCTGGGAATCGCATCGGCCGCCGCTCTCGCTTCACCGCTCGGCGGCTATCTGGCGATCTGGCTCAGACCATCAAGCTTGCTCCTTTCGATCGGCGTCGGCTTTGCTGCCGGCGTTCTCATCGGCACCATCGCTTTCGAGATGATGCCAAAATCTCTGGAGCTTACGCCCCTCCCGCTGACGATGGCCGGCTTTGCGCTTGGCCTCGCGCTCGTTTACCTCCTCGACCTTTACGTCAATCGTTGGCAGATGGCCGGACCGGAAGCGGAACAGAAGCAGCAAGTTGATCGCATGCACCGGCGCAAGAAGCCTCGCGGCAGTGATGTTGCGGTACTCGCTGGAGGCACCAGCGCGGAGGAACTCATCGAAGGCGTGACGATCGGCGTCGGAGCGACCTTTGACCCGGCAGTGGCAGCGATAGTCGGGCTTGCGATCTGCATTGACAACTTGAGCGAGGCCATGAGCATCGGTGAGTTGGTCCTCAGCGACGAGAACAAGGGTGGCGCACGTCGGCGGATCCTCGCCTGGACCTCGTTGATCGGTGTTTCCCTGTTTACCTCGGCCGTCGCAGGATGGTTCCTGCTGAAGGGCTTACCGCAAGCAGCCCTGGGCTTTCTCTTTGCGATGGGCGCCGGCGGGATGTTCTATCTTACTATCACCGATCTCGTTCCCGAGGCGGAGTCGCATCATTTTCAGCAGTCATCGGCAATCGCGAATGCCGCCGGATTTCTGACCATCATGGCGCTGGCGGAACTGGTCTGAGAACCGCAGCGCGAGCTGCGACAGCGACCGCACAAGACTCGATCAGCAACTTGCTGCTTGAAAAAACCGACCGGCTGTGACCCGTCATCTCAATTGGCCGCATGCATCGGGCAACAGGACCGCCGTCCCGGTCCACACGACCCCTACCAACGACAATACGATCAGGAGTTGCGCGACGTGAATGGAAAATTCCTGATTGTCCTTTCCGCTAGGCGCGTATCGCAGCATCCGCGCGACCGGTCTGGGAAACCGCAAAGCCAGCAGAAGCAGCAGCGCGAAGACAAGTGTGAGCAGGATCACCCCCGCCGCGACGACAGCCGGCGACATCACCAAGTAATTGCCGCCGCGAAGGGCGCAGGTCACCGACTGAAAGGCGTAGACGAGAAAAAAATGTCCCCCCCATGAGATTGGTCCGATCAGCAAGAACAGGATCGCGCGGGCTATGGGCGTCTCATTGCCTGCGTCCTTCATCACCCACCTATCCAATAAGCCGCGGAAAACCATGGGTCAGCGCGAGCCCCAACAGGGACTGTCCGACGGTGTAATGATAGAGCAGCATATAGTTGTCGAAAGTCACGCGCCGCTGCGCATCCAGCTTGCCGGCCAGATGCCGGGCCATGGTGAACAGTCCCATGATCACGAGTGCGAAAACCAGTTGCCCGAAGAGGACAGCGCCGAGGTAGACCATCGCGCCATACGCATTGTCATCGGGGCCCAGGCCAGTCACCAGATGCCCCTCGATTTCGAGCGCAAACGCGCCGGTCAGGCAGGCGAGCGATAACAACAGAGCCGCCGACGTTAGGACACGCGACGCCGAGACCCTGTGGAGCGAACGGCTCGCCAGCCATACTATGGCCGATCCGCCCAAAAGCAGCGCGCCCGAGGACAGGGGCCAGCCGATCGCAGGCGGCGCCGGTGACCCCGCCGGCGCCCAGACGTCGGGCGACACCAGCCAGAGGAACAAGTAGGAGAAAACATAGGCGACATAG is a window of Sinorhizobium numidicum DNA encoding:
- a CDS encoding IS630 family transposase (programmed frameshift), translated to MTRPLSNDLRDRVLAAVLSGETSRVVAARFGVAVSSVVKWSQRYRATGSGAPGKMGGHRKRILEPHRAFIAERLNQNPHLTLHGLKDELARRGVTVSHNTIWEFIRREGLRFKKTLFVLEQARADIARRRERWKTFQRNLDPERLVFIDETWIKTNMTPLRGWGPKGKRLRAFAPHGHWRTLTFLGALRSDRLTAPCVFDGPINGQCFRAYVEQQLVPALKPGDIVIMDNLGSHKSAAIRQIIKAAGARLWFLPPYSPDLNPIEQAFSKIKHWMRQAQKRTVEDAWRHIGALVQTIEPHECSNYLANAGYASVKT
- a CDS encoding ZIP family metal transporter, with the translated sequence MDNHFLMILGIASAAALASPLGGYLAIWLRPSSLLLSIGVGFAAGVLIGTIAFEMMPKSLELTPLPLTMAGFALGLALVYLLDLYVNRWQMAGPEAEQKQQVDRMHRRKKPRGSDVAVLAGGTSAEELIEGVTIGVGATFDPAVAAIVGLAICIDNLSEAMSIGELVLSDENKGGARRRILAWTSLIGVSLFTSAVAGWFLLKGLPQAALGFLFAMGAGGMFYLTITDLVPEAESHHFQQSSAIANAAGFLTIMALAELV